From the Acidobacteriota bacterium genome, one window contains:
- a CDS encoding sialate O-acetylesterase, whose protein sequence is MASLLASAGPVQAEVRLPAVISDHMLLQQKVPVRIWGWAGPDETVHVRFRGRSYAANPPLPGESGDWEVFLAPSEAGGPFRLEVRGTNAIVIEDVLVGDVWVASGQSNMDWSVRRSRNPDQEIAQANFPRIRLFKVARNVADEPLEDVEGAWHPCSPESVEHFSAVGYYFARHLHRKLGHPVGVIQTAWGGTPAQAWVSRPHLESDPALTLALEKWEQVLAEYPERQKEHLAEVARWERKAAAAKKKGEPVPRRPRRPLGPGHPWTPGGLFNAMISPLVPYAVRGAIWYQGENNGHFAEAHLYRSLFPALIQNWRTHWKTGPFPFLFVQLANYRKTPEGSEWPELREAQLMTLSVRNTGMAVTIDIGNPEDIHPKNKQDVGKRLALAARALAHGEDLVYSGPVFRRVNPEETGLRIWFDHVGGGLESRGGDLTGFEVAGADRRFVPASARIDAGTVLVSSPEVERAVAVRYGWSDSPVCNLYNAEGLPASPFRSDDWE, encoded by the coding sequence GTGGCGTCGTTGCTGGCTTCCGCCGGGCCGGTTCAGGCCGAGGTTCGGTTGCCGGCCGTGATCTCGGACCACATGCTCCTGCAGCAGAAGGTTCCGGTACGGATCTGGGGTTGGGCTGGTCCCGATGAAACCGTCCACGTCCGCTTCCGGGGCCGGAGTTACGCGGCGAATCCGCCGTTGCCGGGGGAATCGGGAGACTGGGAAGTGTTCCTGGCCCCCTCGGAAGCCGGTGGCCCCTTTCGTCTGGAGGTCCGGGGGACCAATGCCATCGTAATCGAAGATGTCCTGGTGGGGGACGTCTGGGTGGCTTCGGGGCAGTCCAACATGGACTGGTCGGTCCGGCGTTCCAGGAATCCGGATCAGGAGATCGCCCAGGCCAACTTTCCCAGGATCCGCCTCTTCAAGGTTGCCCGCAACGTGGCCGACGAGCCGCTGGAGGACGTGGAGGGCGCATGGCATCCCTGTTCTCCAGAGTCGGTCGAGCATTTTTCGGCCGTCGGTTACTACTTCGCCCGCCATCTTCACCGGAAGCTGGGTCACCCCGTCGGCGTGATCCAGACGGCGTGGGGAGGGACCCCGGCACAGGCCTGGGTCAGCCGGCCTCACCTCGAGTCCGATCCCGCTCTGACCCTGGCTTTGGAGAAGTGGGAACAAGTGCTGGCCGAATATCCGGAACGTCAGAAGGAGCATCTGGCGGAGGTCGCCCGCTGGGAACGGAAGGCCGCGGCCGCAAAGAAAAAAGGCGAACCTGTGCCTCGCCGGCCGCGCCGCCCCCTGGGCCCCGGCCATCCGTGGACGCCTGGAGGTCTCTTCAACGCCATGATCTCGCCACTCGTGCCCTATGCCGTCCGCGGCGCCATTTGGTACCAGGGGGAGAACAATGGTCATTTCGCGGAGGCCCATCTCTATCGCTCTCTTTTCCCGGCGTTGATCCAAAACTGGAGAACACACTGGAAAACAGGTCCGTTCCCCTTCCTCTTCGTCCAGTTGGCCAACTACCGCAAAACGCCCGAAGGCAGCGAATGGCCCGAGCTCAGGGAAGCCCAGCTCATGACGCTGAGCGTCAGGAACACGGGCATGGCGGTCACCATCGATATCGGCAACCCGGAAGACATCCATCCCAAGAACAAGCAGGACGTGGGCAAGCGCCTGGCTCTGGCGGCGCGCGCGTTGGCCCACGGCGAGGACCTGGTCTACTCGGGGCCCGTCTTTCGCCGGGTCAACCCGGAGGAAACCGGACTGCGAATCTGGTTCGATCACGTGGGAGGCGGGCTCGAGAGCCGGGGGGGCGATTTGACCGGCTTCGAGGTGGCCGGAGCCGACCGGCGCTTCGTGCCGGCGTCCGCCCGGATCGATGCCGGGACCGTCTTGGTTTCCAGCCCGGAAGTGGAGCGGGCCGTTGCCGTCCGCTACGGCTGGAGCGACAGCCCCGTCTGCAATCTCTACAACGCCGAGGGACTTCCCGCCTCGCCCTTCCGCAGCGACGATTGGGAATAG